Genomic window (Pirellulales bacterium):
GCCTGCTGCTTAACGACCCACGCTTAGCAGGCGTGCCCATGTATTTGGAAACGCCCAAGGAGGATGATGAGGGAAACCCCAGCGACGGCCGTATGGACAAAATGAATTTGGCCACGCTCCGCGGATTGGTTCGGGGTGCTACATGAAGCGGCGACTGCTAGTCACGCCGATACGGGCCGCTCAATGCCCGCCAATCACACCCCATGCGCTTTGCAATGCATCGGGCAAGCCGTACAAATCCAAAGCGGTAATCAGTACGGCGGAAGTCCAGCCGGCGATCAACAATAACCAGCCCAATCGGTTAGCGCCCATCCATTTTTTGGAACTGGTGAAATGTAGCATCGGGAACATGGCCAGCGGAAGTTGCATGGCCAGCACGACCTGGCTGAGAACCAACAGCTCGGTCACGCTGCTGTCGCCTCGCAGGCCGATGATCAATATGGCGGGAATAATTGCCAACGACCGGGTAATCAACCGCCGTACCCACGGCCGAATGCGCCAGTGCATAAAGCCTTCCATCACTACCTGTCCGGCCAGCGTTCCCGTGATGGTGCTGCTCTGTCCGCTGGCCAATAGCGCCACGGCAAACAAAATGCTCGCTAACGATGTGCCCAACAGCGGCGCCAGGGTTAAATAAGCATCGCGAATCCAATCGGTGTTTTCGTTGAACGCCACATAATGTCCGCCCGGCACTTGCACGCCGGTTTTGCCGTAAAACACGATGGCCGCCAGCACCAGAATGGCCGCGTTGACTAAAAACGCAACGGAAAGGGCCAGCACGGTGTCCCAAGTGTTAAAACGGATAGCGCGGCACACCGACTGTCCGTCGCGCTCCAGTTTTCGGGAATGAACTAGCGCCGAGTGCAAATACAAATTGTGCGGCATTACCGTAGCGCCAATGATGCCGATGGCCACCACAATCATTCCCTCCTGGCCAAAACTGGGCGTAAAAAGCGCGTGACCCATCTCCAAAAAATTGGGCTGGGTTTGCGGCAATACAAAAATTTCGATGAAGTAACAGCCGCCAATCGTGGCCACCAGCGCCAAAATCACCGCTTCGATAAACCGCATTCCCATGCCCTGCAGCGCCAACAGCAGCAGCACGTCGAAGGCCGTGATAATCACCGCCCACAACAGCGGAATGTGAAACAACAAGTTCAGCGCCACCGCACTGCCCAGCACTTCCGCCAAGTCACACGCGCCAATGGCCACTTCACACGCAAGCCAATTGGGCCAGCGGGTCCAACGGGGATAATAATCGCGGCAGGCCTGGGCCAAATCTTTGCCGGTAACCACCCCCAGCCGTGCCGATATCACCTGCATGAAAATTGCCATTAGGCTCGACAAGCCCACCACCCACAGCAATCCGTATTTGTATGTGGCTCCGCCTTGCAAGTCAGTGCCCCAATTGCCCGGATCCATATAGCCGACGCTAACTAAAACAGCCGGACCGGCAAAAGCACGCAGTTGCCGCCAAAAACCCGCGCTGGCCGGCGGCAACGGCACGGAGCTATGCAACCCTTCCAGCGAGAGCGCGCCGGAATGGCCGTGATCCGCTGCTGATGGCGACGCCATCAGCAGCGGCTTCTGATTGGTCTGTTCGGCAATGCTCACTTCAGCTTCCTTCACGTTTCCAGTACAGCAGGATGCCGGCGGGTTTCCAGAGCGGCTGTTTTAGCGTTCATGATTTTGATCGGGCTGACGGTTCTTGAGCACGACGATTGGCGCTTTGACCTTGAATGAACCACAATAAATTTTCCGTGGCCCCCTGCCAGTCGCCGCTGTGGGCCGTGGCGACAATTTGCGTCAGCGTGGTGGCGGCATCGTCTGGCAATTCGCCTTTCGCTTTTAGATCAGCTAATTGTGTTGCACACCGATCGAGCAAGCGGGAATCTTTGACCCTGACGGCAGTAAACAAGGCATCCACCTGCTGGAGCACCTTTTTATCGCTCCCCACGTTGGGCGGCGATGTGCGATGCCAAACCAACGCCACAATCGCGATTGTGCCAAACACTCCCAAGACGCCCAGCAGAATTTTGCCGCGGGCTGACTCCGATTCACGTGGTTTGGTGGTTCTCGGATTAGTAGTTCTCATTGATCGCTTCTCCGCCGTTGCGGGTCGATAAGGCCACCCAGGTATAAGGATTGATCATCATTGAAATAAACCGCACCGATCCGTCGCCAAACAGCGTGTTGGCTCCAGAGACGTGCTCGGAGTACATTTCATCGGTGTGCCCATACGGGTCGTTGGGCGGATGGATAATCACGTTGGGATGGTCGTGCACGTCGGGCCCGCTGTGGGCGCCTACCAAACATGCGCCGCCGTTCGAGTCGCCAATGCCAATGGGTGGACTTTTCGGGGGCGTGCAACTATAGGGAATCACACCAACCCATGTTTTATCGGTAAGCCGCGGCGTCGATTCGCCCATGAACACCGTTTGCGATAAGCCGTCGGGCACATCGACAACACGAGTGCGAGAATTTCGATAGAACGGACCATTGATGACGTCCACTAGCGCCCCGGTGGCCTCGGCAACTGGTTCTGGAACGGTGAAGTCGTACGAATAATCGGGCGAACGTCCCCACGGCTGATTCACTCCGGCGTTCGTCACGTAATGACTATGCGCGAAATAAATCGGCGGGTTGAAAGGAGCCCAATCGTCCGGATCTTGGGCCGTGCCCGAGGTGTACATGGGAACCGAGAATGCATCAAATCCTCCATCCACGGAAACGGACGGGCACAAATACACAGATACTTGAGTGCGCGCTGCGGCGGCGTTCTCGGCGGCCCAACATGGAAGGCTAAAATTGAAGCTTTGATACAGCGTCTGCTCTTCAATGAACGGAAGCAGCAATACTCCCCAGGCAAATCCTGTGGGACCATTCATATTTGTGTCGGTGTACGATACTCCGTACGCCGAGCCTGTGGCGTGTGTATCTTGGGTGACGTACGCCGGCGGGAAAACTTTTTTGGCAACTTCGTAACTGTGAAGGCCCAGCCCGATTTGCTTCAGGTTGTTCAAGCATTGAGCACATCGGGCCGCTTCACGGGCCCGCTGAACCGCCGGCAATAGCAGACTAATCAAGATGCCCATGATGGCGATGACGACTAGCAACTCGACCAACGTGAAGCCGCGCTGGGCTCGTCCTGCTAGAGGGCAACGCAGCTTCTTGTGTAGTTTGTTTTGCGCCATACCCGTTCATTACAGCAGTAAAAATACAAATTACTGGCCGACAAAATCATTATTTTGATTCGTCAAAATTATGTGGGAATCGTTAGGAAAAGTCAAGCGATTATTTTGGCGTGAGCGCAAGAACGGGGCATTCGGCTCAAAAACGCAGCGTGGCCCCGTTGCCCGCAAAGAAGTTGTTGGCGGCGGCATTCAACCCCACGCCAACTTCGGCGTCCAACTGAATGTTATTCGTCCACAAGTAGGTGAAGCCACCATCGGCATAGTGTTGCGTTCGTTCCACAGTATGGCCGGAGGGGGCGAAAACAACCCATTCCGTATAGCCCCCCCAATGTTTTGTGAACTTGTAATCCATTGAAATCGATTGGCCAAATTCGGTGAAAATATTCCCAGCGTCATCGCGTTGCCGCTCAATATCGGTGCTCATTCCCAGCGACATCATTTTGTTCAAATCCCACGAATAGGCCCAAATGAAGCTTGGCATGACTTCTCCCTCGGTTATGTCAGGGCTGCCCGAGGGAACTGTCATGGCGGGAATGATGCCCATGGCGGGCAAAATGCCTTCCTGCGGCGTGAGGCAAATTTTCGCACCCAATTCCAAATCGTCACTGCCCTGAAAGTGCTGCCGCGCGCCGCTAGGAAATTGGAAGTTGTCGATTTCGTAATTGTAGTAAATGCGGAATTCAAACCAGTCGGCCAGCATTCCAATGCGCCACAGGGTTTGCGGAAATGAATGCTGCGTGAACTGAGTGCCTGCGGCATTGTCGAGCGTGTAATCGTAACCGGTTTCGAGCTGATGCACGCCGCGGCCCACGGTCAGCGGCGACTCGGTGAAATCCGGCCGGTCCGATTCCAGCGGCTCGTCCATTGCCGGCGGGCCGCCGGAAAACGTCGTTCCGTAGCTCCATTGCAGCAGCGTCTTGCGCGGCTGGCAATCGCACGGGCCATAGCAGCACTTAGATTCTTCTTTATCGTCTCCGTTGTCGATGTCTTTTTGATCATGGTTCCCTTGCTGCCCGCCGCAGTCGCTGACAAAGCAACTGCCCGTCAGGCAAGAAACGAGCGGGCAATCCCCATCGTCTGCCCACGCAGACCGTGGCATACTTGCCAGCGAAAACCATGTTGTCACTGCCAGACACAACGGCCCTAATATCGCCAGGCAATGCAAACCGGCGGCTTGTGATTTGACCTGCATGGAAGTTTTGAGGAATCGAAGTGTGCAACCATCAAATCTCTGCAGAGGATTCGGCGAAATCGTGCTATAGAAAAACGCGCGCGTGCTAGCACAAAGGCTGCTCTCCCCCACTGAACAATGTCGGCACTTTCGAACAAAGCACTCCACGCAGGTGGCAGCACACATTCGGCAATGTCACACGACCGTGAACATTTCGGAATGGCCTTGAACCATGACCACAGCTAGGCCGTTTTCGGCCTTTTTTCGGCAAAAAGTTGACCGTTATGCCTTCGACAGGTAAATTGAACGTGGACCTTGGTTTTTCCAGAAGCGTAGATGCTGGCGTTTCTCCGTTACTGTGACGCCCATTGGGCTGCTATCATGGGTCTGACCTATTTCAAACGCTTCCGAATGGAAATCGACCTACGGGGCCGCGATTTTTCCGCCCCCCCTTTGCCGGTCGGCTACCATTTTGTACCGTGGGCTTCCAGCCGGCTGGAAGCCCATGCCGAAGCGAAGTATCACAGCTTTCGCGACGAAATCGATTCGAATGTCTTTCCCTGCCTGGGTGACTTCGCGGGTTGTTTGCGGCTGATGGAGGAAATTGCCGCCAAGCCCGGTTTTTTGCCCGAGGCCACGTGGCTGGTGGCCCACACGGACGATGACGTTCGTTTTGACGGCCAAATTGATTTCAGCCGGATGAATCACGTTTCTGTCGCTGGCATTTGCGAGACAGACACGAATGACGGATATGGTGCCTCAAGCAGAAATGTCGTCCCAATTCGACGGGATAATCTCAGACTTCTAAACGGGAACAGCAACACGGCGATGCACTATTGCGGAACGGTGCAAGGCGTGTTCGACCGCAGCGGCATGGGGGCCATCCAAAATTTGGGCGTGGTGCCCGAGTATCGTGGCCTGGGGCTTGGAACCGCTCTGATGCAGCAGGCGTTGGCCGGATTTCAAAAAGCCGGAATAAAGCGCGCCTTTTTGGAAGTTACGGCTCAAAATTCCGGTGCCGTCAGGCTGTACAAGCAATTGGGCTTTGCGCGGTCGCGGACCGTGTACAAAGTATCTGAAGTTGCTTACGCTTAACAGGCATGATTGTCTAAGTTTCTAGGGCTCTGAAGTGCCTAGAAGTCTGCGAGTGGGCCGCCGAGCTATTTTTGATAAGATAGTATTTGATGTGACGGTGGCTTTACCGACTCGCCAAGCCATGCGGTAGCCAACCGATCCCAGCCAATGAGACACCCAGGACTTGCCGGAGCGACTGTGCCCCAGCCCATTCTTTCCCACGAATTCGACAATGGTTTAGTGCTGGTGGCCGAGCCGATGCCATCGGTCGAGTCGGCCGCATTCAGCATCTTGGTGCCGGCCGGCTCGGTGTACGATGCCGCCGATCGCTACGGTCTGGCTACGCTGACCTGCGAAATGACGCAACGTGGCTGCGGATCGCGCGATAGCCGGCAATTCATTACCGATTTGGAAAATTTGGGCGTTCAGCGAGGCGAATCGGTCGCCTCGGCTCACATGAGCTTCGGCGGAGCCACACTGGCCAAAAATCTCCCCGCCACGCTGCGAATTTACGCCGATTTGCTCCGCCGCCCGCATTTGCCCGTCGATCAACTCGATGCCGCCCGCCTAGCCGCCTTGCAGGAGCTGCGGTCGATTGAAGACGACCCCAGCCACAAGGTCATGTTGGAATTGAAACGCCGTTATTACCCCGACCCTTGGGGTCGACCTAGCGAAGGGGAACAGGCGTCTTTGGAAGCCATTACCATCGACGAAATCCGGAATCACTTCCAGCAGTTGTTCCGGCCCAATGGCACCATCATCGGCGTGGCAGGACGCGTGCAGTGGCAGGCCATCAAAGACCTCATCGGTTCGCTGTTGGCCGATTGGAAACCCGCGCCGATTGAAGAACCGGGCGACGGGGCGCGGGGCGTAAAAACGGAGCATTTGAATCACGAATCGAATCAAACCCAAATCGGCATTGCCTACCACAGCGTTCCCTATCGGCACCCCGATTATTTTCAGGCTTCGGGGGCCGTGGGCGTGCTCAGCGGCGGGATGAGCGCCCGGTTGTTTACCGAGGTGCGCGAAAAGCGTGGCCTGTGCTACACGGTGTTCGCTAGCCATCACACGCAGCGCGACCGAGCATGCGTTCTATGTTACGCCGGCACCAGCGCCGAACGGGCTCAGGAAACGCTCGACGTAACCCTGGGCGAACTACAACGCATTGCACAGGGAATTTTGCCCGCCGAGTTGGCCCGACTGAAGGCCCGCGTGAAAAGCGGCCTGATTATGCAAGGCGAATCCAGCTCGGCCCGCAGCGGCGCCATCGCCCGCGATTGGTATCACTTGGGACAGGCCCGCACGCTGGCCGAATTGGGGAAATTGGTCGACGATTTAACCGTCGATAGCATCAACGAGTACTTGCAGGAAAATCCGCCGAAAGATTTCACCGTCGTTACGCTGGGGCCAGCGCCGTTGACAGTGCCGATAGCAGCGTGACGAAAGGATTTTCCTCCGCTTGCGGTTTGACAACCCTCCGATTCACCGCATACGCAATCCATCATCGACCGGAAATCATCATGGAATTCAAAACCGCAACCTTAGAGAACGGATTGGAAGTGGTCGCCGAGTGTGACCCCGCCGCTTTTTCCACCGCGTTGGGTTTTTTCGTGAACACGGGGGCCCGCGACGAAACCGACGAAGTGTCGGGCGTCAGTCACTTTCTGGAGCACATGGTGTTCAAAGGCACGCCCAGCCGCAGTGCCGAGGACGTCAATCGTGAATTCGACGAAATGGGCGCACACTACAACGCCTTCACCAATGAAGAAAACACGGTCTATTACGCAGCGATTTTGCCCGAGTATTTGCCTAACACCGTGACCTTGCTGGCTGACCTGATGCGGCCTTCGCTGCGCGAAGTCGACTTCAGCACCGAAAAGAAAGTTATTTTGGAAGAAATCAAAATGTACGACGATCAGCCCCCCTTCGGCGTCGACGACAAGTGCCGCGCCGCGTTCTTCGGCAACCATCCGCTTTCGCGCAGCGTGCTGGGCACCGCCGCCAGCGTGGGGGCGTTGCAAGTCGATCAAATGCGGCGGTATTTCGAAAGTCGGTACAGCCCGCGCAACATCGTGCTAGTGGGCTCAGGCCGGATCGATTTTTCGCAATTGTGCCAAACCGCCCAAGAGTGCTGCGGCGGCTGGGCAAAGGTGGATGCCGCCCGCACGTTGCCGCCCGCTGCGCCGCACTCAGGCTTTCATGTCGTGTGTAAGGACACGGCGGCCCAGGAATACGCCATCATGATGAGCCCGGGGCCCACGGCCAGCGATGCCGACCGTTACGCCGCTAAAATTTTAGCCACGGTGCTGGGCGATGATTCCGGCAGCCGGCTGTATTGGGAATTGGTCGATCCCGGACTGGCCGAGCATTGCAGCCTGCATCATCACGAATACATGGGGGCGGGAATGTTTCTCACATATATGAGCTGCGATCCGGAATATGCGGCGGAAAATTTGCAGCGGGTGAATGAAGTTTATCGAACCGCGCTGGCGCAGGGTATTACCCAGGCGGAGCTCGATCGGGCTAAAAATAAAATCAATTCCCGCGTGGTGCTGGCCAGCGAGCGTCCACGGGGCCGGTTGTTCACTGTGGGCGCAAATTGGGTGCAGCGTAGGGAATATCGCAGCGTGCGGGACGATTTGGATGCCATCGAGGCCATCACGCTCAAAGACGTGGGCGCCGTGCAACAAACGTATCCGCTGACGCAGTCGACCACTTTTGTCGTGGGGCCGTTGGCGGAGATTTCGCCCGCCACATAAGTTTTGCCGACCCGTGAGCTGCGATTGAATTGGGGTTCGCAAATGAACTACTTTGAAGTGGGCGTCGTAAAAGCATCGCGGCCGTGAGTAGGCAAGGGATGATTTGGTTTAGAAGTCCTGGAAAAGCGCTGCAGTCCCCTGGATTTTGGCATCAACCTGCCCATATATTGAATGCAGTGCGACGTAAGTAAAGCAGTGGCAACATATTGGGGAGAAACATCGCAGGGCGCCATGACGGCTGATTCCGCCGCAGTTCGAAGCACCGTGCATTACTCCGGAAGGGTTCAGGGAGTGGGATTTCGCTATACCGCCCGGGCCATTGCCGGAGGGCATAACGTCACTGGCTATGTGCAAAACTTGGACGATGGCCGAGTACGGGTTATCGTGGAAGGAGAGCGCGACGAAATCGACCGTTTTCTGGCCGAGGTTGCCGACCGAATGAGCGGATATATTCGCGACATGCAAGTCCACAAGTCTTCCGCGACCGGCGAGTTTGATGGCTTCGGCATCGAACACTAAGTCGTCGCACAACCGATGGAACGCTAACCTTTCCTTTTTTTGGCGATGATCCGCTACACACTTATCAGCCGCACAACCTCACCTCAATAACCCATGACTGGCGTCATTTCTCCGCCGCTGCTGTTGGCCGCCAATCCGACCGCGTGGCTTACCCCAATTTGGTTGATTAGCGCCGGCTGCTTTGGCGGGCTGCTTGTGCTGGCGGCGTTGTTCGGCATCGCCAAGCTGGTAGCGCCCCCGGTGGCGAAAATTGCAGCCGGCATGTTGCGCGAGAGTTTTATCTTGCCGGTTTTATGCCTGACGGGCGGATTTGCCGCATTCGCATTGGTTTCAGTTCTGCTTACGTTGGCCGGCGTTGGTTATTTGCCTTGGGACGATATTACCCGTTCGTTGGCCCGGCTGCCACGATCGAACAGTTTTCAAACTCAGTTTACCGTACCGGTGGTTACGGACGTCTCTAAGACCGGCAAACCGCAAGAATTTGCACTCGATTATCGTCCGCAAGAATTGCGCTCGATAGAAGTTCGCTCCGATCAGGATTTAGAGTTCTATCCACGCGACCCGGATTTGGCTTTTGTGGGCCTCATTCCCAAAAAAATCACGCTGAACCGGAACGAATCGTGGACGTGGCCTGACAAAGCGGAAGGCGAAATCCCCGCGTCACAGAATCCGTTTGCCGGCCGTCGCGCCGCGTTGTACGTGTTTAGTCCCACGAATCGTCCGGCACAAATCACCGTGTCAGGGGTTACCCGCGAAGAGTATCCGCAGGTGGCGGTGGTGCCGTACACGGCGGCAGCCGTGGTGACGATCGTGCTGCTGTATATGCTGATGCGGTTGCTGATGCCTAAAATCATGGCGGTGGCCTCAGCCACGGCGAAAGAAGCCATTAACGAGCCGTTGTTTCAGGTCGTGTTGGCCCTTGGCGCGTTTGCGCTGGTGGCGTTCATTTTCATACCGTACAACACCTTCGGCGAAGACGTGAAAATGCTTAAGATGTGCGCCCTGGATTTGATCATGTTCTTGTCGATCATCGTCGCGGCCTGGACGGCCAGCGTTTCGATTTCGGAAGAAATTGAAGGCCGCACGGCGCTCACGGTGCTTTCCAAGCCGATCGGCCGAATTCAGTTTATCTTTGGCAAATTCATCGGCGTGGTGCAATCGGTTTCGCTGTTGTACCTGTTTTTGGGCGCCCTGTTGTTTGTGGTGGTGTCCGGGAAAGTCGTCTACGATGTGCGCGAATCGTCCGCTCCCGAAGCGTTGTGGCCCGATTGTTTTGCGGAAATATATGGAATCGCGCCCGGGTTGCTGCTGGCTTTTTTCGAGACGATGGTCATCACCTCGATCAGCGTCGCTATTTCCACGCGGTTGTCGATGGTGCCGAATTTGTTGATCTCGTTGTCGGTTTATGCCCTGGGGAATTTAGCGCCATTGTTGGTGCAATCGAAAGTGAACGATCCTTACGGAATTGTTCACTTTGTGGGGCAATTATTGGCGACCGTGCTGCCGGTGCTGGAAAACTTCAATCTGCATTCGGCCATTGCGGCGGGAATTGACGTGCCATTCGTCTACTTGGCCTGGGCGCTGTTATACTGTCTTTTATACAGCGCCGTGGCCATGTTGCTGGCGTTGATCTTATTCGAAGATCGCGACTTGGCATAACCGACGAAAGTCGGACTCGGCGCGCCTGCACGTCATCCGTCAATTCCTTTCCCATGGCTTATCCATCGTTCGCTAGAGCGCGTCATGTTGGGCGCCGATCGATCGGAGGGGCGGCGACGGTATCTGTTTTCGGTCTGGCAGCCGCGGTTGCTTTGGCCGCATTGATCTTGCTGGTGCCGATCCTGGCCGAGTTGCTTGCCAACGGCGGCTGCATCACCGTGCCAGCCGCGGACAGCAAACTGATCGACGAATGGAAAGTGGTCCCGGTTTCTGTCGACGCCCAGGCTGCGCATTACGAGCATTGCGGATTGCTGCCCACGGTTTGGCAAGCCCGGCAATCCATCGCGGGGCCGCTGCTGCGCGGAATGTACCGCTCCTGTGGCTTGCTGCACAATAATCAAGGCTGCTTGCTGGCGATCGTCGGGTGTTTGTGGACGTTAGCCGTATTGGCGGGGGTGCTGTTGTATGGGTTGGAGCGCTGGGCGCATTATGCCGCGGTCAGAATCGCCGGCGCGCTGCAAGCGCAAATTCATGGTCAAGCCCACCGGCTGGGCGCAGGCGACTTGTTTATTGGTCAGAAGTTGACCGCGGGGACGTTGTTTTTTGAGAAAACTGCCGTGGTTCGCCGTGCGTTGGTGGGCTGGTGGTATGTCTTTCCGCACGCCGCCTGCTTTGCGGTGCTGATGCTGGCGCTGGCACTGTCGGTCGATTTTTGGCTGGCTCTAACGACCATTCTGCTCGCCGGCTTCAGTTGGCGATTGTTTGCCCTGTTGCGGAAAGGCGTTCGCCACCGGGCCGCGCTTTTGGCTGATCGGGCGGGAAATATCGAAGGGGCACTTCGAGAACAACTCCAGCAGAATCGGCTGTTGGGAAACCTGACGATGGAAGATCGCGTGGATTCGACGGTCTTCCATGAAGATTTGAGACGATCAGAAGCAATCGCGCTAACCCGCGCCGCCGCCGCTTCGTCGGTTGGACCGTTAGTGATGCTGTGTGTGCTGCTGGTTGCCGGATTCGTGCTGTTGCTGGCCGGGTTTAACGTGCTGCGCGATCCTCCGCGGCTGTCGTTTTCGGGCATCGTGTTCTTGAGTTCCTCGCTCATGGCTACTGCGTATCCCTTGTTTTGCATCGAGCGCTTGCTGGAACAATTGCCCGAGGCGGAACAAGCCGCGGAAGAGATTTTAACTTATCTGGACCGCGAGCCGCGCGTGGGGCAACTGCCCGACGCCGTG
Coding sequences:
- a CDS encoding Nramp family divalent metal transporter, with protein sequence MSIAEQTNQKPLLMASPSAADHGHSGALSLEGLHSSVPLPPASAGFWRQLRAFAGPAVLVSVGYMDPGNWGTDLQGGATYKYGLLWVVGLSSLMAIFMQVISARLGVVTGKDLAQACRDYYPRWTRWPNWLACEVAIGACDLAEVLGSAVALNLLFHIPLLWAVIITAFDVLLLLALQGMGMRFIEAVILALVATIGGCYFIEIFVLPQTQPNFLEMGHALFTPSFGQEGMIVVAIGIIGATVMPHNLYLHSALVHSRKLERDGQSVCRAIRFNTWDTVLALSVAFLVNAAILVLAAIVFYGKTGVQVPGGHYVAFNENTDWIRDAYLTLAPLLGTSLASILFAVALLASGQSSTITGTLAGQVVMEGFMHWRIRPWVRRLITRSLAIIPAILIIGLRGDSSVTELLVLSQVVLAMQLPLAMFPMLHFTSSKKWMGANRLGWLLLIAGWTSAVLITALDLYGLPDALQSAWGVIGGH
- a CDS encoding DUF1559 domain-containing protein, with translation MAQNKLHKKLRCPLAGRAQRGFTLVELLVVIAIMGILISLLLPAVQRAREAARCAQCLNNLKQIGLGLHSYEVAKKVFPPAYVTQDTHATGSAYGVSYTDTNMNGPTGFAWGVLLLPFIEEQTLYQSFNFSLPCWAAENAAAARTQVSVYLCPSVSVDGGFDAFSVPMYTSGTAQDPDDWAPFNPPIYFAHSHYVTNAGVNQPWGRSPDYSYDFTVPEPVAEATGALVDVINGPFYRNSRTRVVDVPDGLSQTVFMGESTPRLTDKTWVGVIPYSCTPPKSPPIGIGDSNGGACLVGAHSGPDVHDHPNVIIHPPNDPYGHTDEMYSEHVSGANTLFGDGSVRFISMMINPYTWVALSTRNGGEAINENY
- a CDS encoding transporter, with the protein product MQVKSQAAGLHCLAILGPLCLAVTTWFSLASMPRSAWADDGDCPLVSCLTGSCFVSDCGGQQGNHDQKDIDNGDDKEESKCCYGPCDCQPRKTLLQWSYGTTFSGGPPAMDEPLESDRPDFTESPLTVGRGVHQLETGYDYTLDNAAGTQFTQHSFPQTLWRIGMLADWFEFRIYYNYEIDNFQFPSGARQHFQGSDDLELGAKICLTPQEGILPAMGIIPAMTVPSGSPDITEGEVMPSFIWAYSWDLNKMMSLGMSTDIERQRDDAGNIFTEFGQSISMDYKFTKHWGGYTEWVVFAPSGHTVERTQHYADGGFTYLWTNNIQLDAEVGVGLNAAANNFFAGNGATLRF
- a CDS encoding GNAT family N-acetyltransferase, with translation MGLTYFKRFRMEIDLRGRDFSAPPLPVGYHFVPWASSRLEAHAEAKYHSFRDEIDSNVFPCLGDFAGCLRLMEEIAAKPGFLPEATWLVAHTDDDVRFDGQIDFSRMNHVSVAGICETDTNDGYGASSRNVVPIRRDNLRLLNGNSNTAMHYCGTVQGVFDRSGMGAIQNLGVVPEYRGLGLGTALMQQALAGFQKAGIKRAFLEVTAQNSGAVRLYKQLGFARSRTVYKVSEVAYA
- a CDS encoding pitrilysin family protein, producing the protein MPQPILSHEFDNGLVLVAEPMPSVESAAFSILVPAGSVYDAADRYGLATLTCEMTQRGCGSRDSRQFITDLENLGVQRGESVASAHMSFGGATLAKNLPATLRIYADLLRRPHLPVDQLDAARLAALQELRSIEDDPSHKVMLELKRRYYPDPWGRPSEGEQASLEAITIDEIRNHFQQLFRPNGTIIGVAGRVQWQAIKDLIGSLLADWKPAPIEEPGDGARGVKTEHLNHESNQTQIGIAYHSVPYRHPDYFQASGAVGVLSGGMSARLFTEVREKRGLCYTVFASHHTQRDRACVLCYAGTSAERAQETLDVTLGELQRIAQGILPAELARLKARVKSGLIMQGESSSARSGAIARDWYHLGQARTLAELGKLVDDLTVDSINEYLQENPPKDFTVVTLGPAPLTVPIAA
- a CDS encoding pitrilysin family protein gives rise to the protein MEFKTATLENGLEVVAECDPAAFSTALGFFVNTGARDETDEVSGVSHFLEHMVFKGTPSRSAEDVNREFDEMGAHYNAFTNEENTVYYAAILPEYLPNTVTLLADLMRPSLREVDFSTEKKVILEEIKMYDDQPPFGVDDKCRAAFFGNHPLSRSVLGTAASVGALQVDQMRRYFESRYSPRNIVLVGSGRIDFSQLCQTAQECCGGWAKVDAARTLPPAAPHSGFHVVCKDTAAQEYAIMMSPGPTASDADRYAAKILATVLGDDSGSRLYWELVDPGLAEHCSLHHHEYMGAGMFLTYMSCDPEYAAENLQRVNEVYRTALAQGITQAELDRAKNKINSRVVLASERPRGRLFTVGANWVQRREYRSVRDDLDAIEAITLKDVGAVQQTYPLTQSTTFVVGPLAEISPAT
- a CDS encoding acylphosphatase, yielding MTADSAAVRSTVHYSGRVQGVGFRYTARAIAGGHNVTGYVQNLDDGRVRVIVEGERDEIDRFLAEVADRMSGYIRDMQVHKSSATGEFDGFGIEH
- a CDS encoding ABC transporter ATP-binding protein encodes the protein MAYPSFARARHVGRRSIGGAATVSVFGLAAAVALAALILLVPILAELLANGGCITVPAADSKLIDEWKVVPVSVDAQAAHYEHCGLLPTVWQARQSIAGPLLRGMYRSCGLLHNNQGCLLAIVGCLWTLAVLAGVLLYGLERWAHYAAVRIAGALQAQIHGQAHRLGAGDLFIGQKLTAGTLFFEKTAVVRRALVGWWYVFPHAACFAVLMLALALSVDFWLALTTILLAGFSWRLFALLRKGVRHRAALLADRAGNIEGALREQLQQNRLLGNLTMEDRVDSTVFHEDLRRSEAIALTRAAAASSVGPLVMLCVLLVAGFVLLLAGFNVLRDPPRLSFSGIVFLSSSLMATAYPLFCIERLLEQLPEAEQAAEEILTYLDREPRVGQLPDAVPLERLSRQMMLEHVTLADMAGRLLLDHVSMVLPAGQSVVLFCSDDSTPLALAGLLSRFCDPAAGQVFYDGHDLRQATLESVRRQVTLILPDHLLVSGTVAENIVGDPSRVTSDEILAAARLVHAYEFIQSLPQGLETLVGPLGVALSAGQAIRLGLARVALRRPSVVVIEEPREDLDQITAERVADALERVAQGRTLVILARRLATLRAAPRILLFHEGRLLAEGTHLELLQHNDLYRHLNYVRFNEFRDKLR